Within the Eleginops maclovinus isolate JMC-PN-2008 ecotype Puerto Natales chromosome 13, JC_Emac_rtc_rv5, whole genome shotgun sequence genome, the region ACAAAGCACTCACAGACAGTATTCAGTCACAGCCATCTCACTAACCTGGGTGAGTAACATGCCAGTTTTGACATATGAGGgcaatgtgaaaagtgatgatGCATAAGATGGTACATAACAGCACTGAGCTTATTTACACTGACTGAGAACtttgttaaaacacaattacagttctattttaataataataatacattttattgatattctAAAATGCAGATGTTATGTAACTTGCATGAAGCTTGAGTGGATAAGCATAACACTGTGTGTGATCTGCTCACTgctagtgtgttttgtgtgtgtgtgccttctatGAACAAAGTACTAACctcatacaaaaggaaataggccacacctttattttttgtgttggacATGAAGCTGTACTTGGCCTAATTGCATTGAGAATTTTGTTAGCATTACAGttctattttctaaaatgctgatattaatgTGACTTGAATGAAGCTTCAGTGGATAAGCGTAACACTTGATATGATCTGCTTGTCtaccataaaaaaatactgtcatATGTGGAAAATTCCACAAATTccacattccttttctttttgtgttgaaatgaaattgaataatTTAGAATTGAAGTTGATGTGTTAGAATTGAAGTTGATGTGTAGCTATGGCCAGTTTGATAAGCTagttacagtgtttttgttgcataaaTTTGAACATTGGACCAAAGCATTTCACGTAATTCAAATACAGTTAGCCTGAATAAAAGGCGTTAGGTTGGAAGTACAATCTgggctgtctttttctttcaacgCTTAAATAGGTAGATCTTGCCTCTCACCAATGTGAAGGTCAGGGATCTTGGGCTTAAAAAGTTTGGAGACCACTGAGCTAAAGCATTCAATTTAGCCGAgggcagaaaaacaacagttgcTCCAAATTACAAAATCCCAAGAAGacaagttgttgttgttatttttgtaagctagacacaaaatgcacaataaccTAATGAATTTGAGATGAATTTGACTGATAGCATTATTATTGTCTGATACAAACAATAATCATAAACATAACATGGCATTCAGAAAGTATTGATTTTTCCATATCTATCATAAGCTCTTCTTTTCTTCATATCGTTTTCAGAAGCAGAATGTAGGTCTGGCTACAAATTGATAGAAAATAATGacaatgtttcaaaaatgagaTTACTCAAGGCATCAAAGAAATTATCGTGGCAGAGTCATTTCTCAACTATTAAAATGACCTATTGTGATGCCAACAGTTGCTATAATTTTAAACGTGATCATGTGTGGCTCAAAATGGAAAGCAAAACGTTTCCTTGTTACTAGTTGTTTTAATTTCCAAATTGCATGGAATGTCCCTCATCAAGTTTCACATCTCTATTAAAACACACAGTGGGCATACATGCAAATCAGCACCCAATTACTgtgaagagagaggagatgcCATGGACTCCACCTTAATCTGGGAGGTGACAGACTCCATGtctataatcattttaattaattactCATTAAGTGTGTATTTGGTGACGTGAATCTATGATATAAATAAACCCTGAGACAGAGAGCGAATTCAAACTAAAAAACCCCAGATACAGCAAGTAACCCCTGAGGAAAACGCATCATTTCACTTTACTTGACTTCACAACAACATACAAGTAAGTACttcatttagattaaaaaaattcAGAGTCTAACCTGATGaataacatttttcatttttatgacTTAGAAATTGtacgttttttttatgttagTTTTTTGGTAATATCTGTCATTTTTCTGTGGCTGCTGATGAAATTAATGGAAAAATGCTAATATGTTTTTATCATTGTAAATGATTTGAAAGACTCCGATTGCTCCATTATCCTAGAAAACTACAatgaaattatttgtattatatgcaTCTAAAATCTGgacaattattaaatatttgttttgttttttagtaaTCAAGTAATGAAACTGACAATCAAACTAAATTAggagatttcttttttaaagataagCCAAAACATAATGACAAAAAGCAGaaccaacaacaaacaaacaaaaggaatttttttcccctttccatTATTCGGGGTTTACCCATTTTTGGTTAGTTTGTGAAGTCTGCTAATAAAATATTTCTAGATCTTGATTTTACTTGTTGATGATTGTTAACATTTGAGAAATTTGGGGTGAGTCCATTCTAAATCtgatttaatgtaaaacaaatgttttgctttaGTTTGGAACCAAACATATCTCAACATTAGTGTATGAAAGAATATCCCCCATTATTTGTGTTCTAAATTATCTCCGAACTCCTCCTAACTTCATTTCTTGGAACTTTTATGAATATAATAGTTGGTTCGATATTTTTTCtaatgtgaggatttgctgctaGTCTTTTTTGactgaaaaaaatatgcaaCTGAATGGCCTCTGAGAATTTCTGTCCTTTGATTTTATGCAAGTCTCAGTCAAGAAGTGCACAGGCAGTCAAACATATGTCGTATTTCAGGGGTTCCCAAACTTTGCCATGCCAAGGACACCCATATGGCCTTTTCCTCTGGCGCGGACCCCCGTTGCAGGATAGTCTTTTTTTGACATACAGCCAGTAGCTACGGTGGGAGTGAAACAGCTTGAAATTTCATCTTCAACTCCCATTCATTTGCCATGTCTATGAGTCTCTCCTGAGACATAAGATCCAGACTCTCACCTACTCCTGGGGCAAATGGGTTTCTTATCCAGTTTTTTGCGCTAGGTGCGACTGGATCAGTGCTGAAATTATGCCTGGATCAACACCGGAGGACAGAAGCGCTTGGTGAAGCTGTGGGAACATCTCTGTCACTCCCTCCTTGAGTTTGGTCGACCACAGGGCGTTATTCTTTGTAAAAGCCTGTACTTTTTCCTGCACATGTAATATGTACGTCTCACACCCCTGCATGCTCTTACTCAGGACATTTAGATGCTGGAATATGTGTGACATGTATGCAAGTTTCCGAAACCATGAGGCATCTGAAAAACGGCCAGGCAGTTGATGATTTTCAGAAGAGAGGAATTCACCGATCTCCCTTCGCAGTTCAAAAACACGATTCAGCACCGCCCCACGGGAAAGCCAGCGCATGTTGGAGTGGAGCAGTAACCCCTCAAACTTTGCGCCCATCTCGTTACACAAAACAGCGAACAGTCGATGTTTTAAGGGCCGAGCTTTTATGAAATTCACTTCTTGTATAACTTCCTGTAGAATCTGCTCGCGATGGAGCATGCAGTGTGTGGCCACTACATTCGGGGCCTTCTGCCGTATCAAAGCTGTCACTATGCTTTGTTTGCCTTTCATAGCCGCTGCCCCATctgaacacacacccacacatcgAGACCAGTCAAGTCCATTTGAGACGATGTACTCATCTAAAACTTGGAAAATGTCTCTTCCTGTGGTCCTACCTTCCAGTGCTTtgcaaaataatatttcctCAACAAAGTTGTCTTCTGAAATAAATCTGATGTATGCAAGCAATTCTGCGACATTTAATACATCCGTGCTGTCATCCAGCTGCAGAGTGAAATATTCACTAGCTCTCACTTGCTCCAAAAGCTGAGCAGATACGTCTTGAGCCATGTTGCCATCAGTTATTAATatctaaaaaaacattacatttttcattttcacattttacccCTTTTTCCCTACTCCTGGCGCCCCCTGGCGGCCCCTGGCGGCCCCCGGGGAATCGGGACCCCCACTTTGAAAAACCCTTTCGTATTTCAATCGTTTTGGATTAGCTATTTGTCATATCAACTAGAATTATCTGTTGCCTTTTGTATTTAATTCCATGGTTTGTTTGAAAAGTTGTGCATCTGAAGGGCAGTTggatatttttaatttgtggtGTTGAGCTCAGGTTAAGGGTTGGTCACCATGTGTTGTCAGTACACAGCACCACAATGCTGATgaggtttgttttgttcttcgATGGTTTCTAAGAGGTTGTCCTGGCGTGTATTTCACGTTTGAGCAGCAGTTGAAGCAAACTTTGATTATTAGCACTAATTGTAGTTGACTTTATTGTTTCATTGTGAAAGTGTGGCTGTACCATTTTGATTTCTTAAACTTGATATTGTTATCTGATATTTAAtgctttattatattttttgttttgatggtATATCTGTTATTTAGGTGTTTTGTTgctgatgaaaacaaaaatagagaTGATGAATATTTCATCATTTGATGAATATTTCATCATTTGTCAAATGTGTATCAGCTACATTATCCCaggaaaattaaaataaatgattgtaatTATTGTTATCTTTTGTATTACAGCTTCTAATCTATTCAAAAATCCTCTAACGAATCAGATCATTTGGGTTTGAAGTTGTCTGTTAGATGGATTTTTGAAGTATTGGCACTAATGATAGTTGatcattttgtctttgtgtgttagGTGTGGCTGTAACAGTAGCAAGTATTACACCCTTCCAATagcagaggttttttttttagttcttaCTAGTacttgattgttttttattatgattatccttttatttaaataattgttattattatttaaaacattttgtcgGAAAGAAACTAGGCCAATTAAaccaacaaaaaaggaaaagtcacCAACTGGAATAACTAAATACAGGATATTTGACAAATTCTATACAGTGACGGAAAAAGTAAACTTCCTGcatttaaattgtataaatGCCACATACAATGTGAAAGACGCTCAACTAcacacttaaaaacatttttattttaaactttacaaTATGAAATATTTACCTAATAAACTGcatgttcaaattaaaaatctaatttaattttctttcaGGGGATGATCATATGTCATGTTGGAAGAGATAgtggaggagaaaagaaagaaatcaaaatgaTTGTCAAAATCGTTATGATTGGCCTCATGCTTATTGGTAAgtgacatattttttaaaaatggaaatatctaCAAAATTTGACTTTATCTAACATAATTCTGATCTCTATACTATAAACAGCATCCTACAGCCAGCCTGCTGAGGGAAGCCTAAAGGACAAATGTCCTACAAAACCAACAACAACTACAATCAGTCCAACAAAATCCCCAATGTCTTCAGCAGCAGTGAAAGTATCAACTGTATCAGTAGCAACAACATCTGAAGCAAACATTCAAAAGCCTACAACTCTGGCTCCGACTCCAATCAAAACAGCAACAataggaacagcagaagcagtgAAAGCAGCAAGTGCACAAGCAGCCGCCACGGCATCAGctatagcagcagcagcagcagcaacagctgcaagagcagcagcagccactaCTGGACCCGCCTCTGCAGCAGCGGCTGAAGCTGCAGAAGTTGCAGCTGAAGCAGCACAAGACGCAGCCATAGCTTCTGCAGCAGTAATGAATGGAACACTGTCACCACAACGTGCAGCAGAGCTAGCAAAGAAAGCAACAGAAGCAGCCAAACTAGCAATAAGTGCAGCGCAGAAAGCAATTGAAACAGCACCAGAATTGCCAGTTGAAGTAGCAGAGAGAATTGCAGAGGCATCATCAAATGCATCACTTGCAGCAGATAAGGCAGCAGAGGCAACAGAAAAGGCGGCATCTGCAAATACACCAGAAACTGCAGAGGCAGCTACAGCAGCTGCAACAGAGGCAGCAAAAGATGCAGGAAGAGCTCTCTTAGCATTACAAGCGGCATTAACAGAAGCTATGAAACAAACAAGTCCAGGAATCCCAGAAACACCAGCAATGCAACTTGCAAATACAGCAgcagaaaaagcagcagaagCCTTGGCAGCTGCTGCAAACCAAACAACCAAAGAAACAGCAGCTGAAAAGGCAACAGAGGCAGTTGAAACAGCTAAGGTGGCAGCAGAGGCagcggctgcagcagcagcagcagcagcagcagtggtttCTGGAACAACGACCCAACAGCCAATAGCTATAGAACCAACCACAATGACACTATCAAAAACGGCATCATTGGAAGCAGTAAAAGCTGCTAGTGCAACAGCAGCAGCGACAGCAGCAGCAATAGcctcaacagcagcagcaacagcagcaacagtagCAACAGCCACCACTGGACCCACAGCTGTAGCAGCGGCTGAAGCTGCACAAGTTGCAGCTGAAGCAGCACAAGACGCAGCCATAGCTTCTGCAGCAGCAATGAATGGAACACTGTCACCACAACGTGCAGCAGAACTAGCAAAGAAAGCAACAGAAGCAGCCAAACTAGCAATAAGTGCAGCGCAGAAAGCAATTGAAACAGCACCAGAATTGCAAGCAGAAGTACTAGAGAGAATTGCAGAGGCATCATCAAATGCATCACTTGCAGCAGATAaggcagcagaggcagcagaaAAGGCGGCATCTGCAAATACACCAGAAACTGCAGAGACAGCTACAGCAGCTGCAACAGAGGCAGCAGAAGATGCAGGAAGAGCCCTAGCAGCAGTACGAGCGGCATTAACAGAAGCTATGAAACAAACAAGTGCTGCAAACCCAGAAACAGCAATAATGCAACTAACAGTTGTAGCAGCAGAAAAAGCAGTCGAAATGGCTGAAGTAACAGCAGCTAAAGCAAAAACGGTAGCAGGAAATGCAGCAGCTTCTTTAAATGCAACAACTGAAGAAATGGAAGTTGAAAAGGCAACAGAAGCATTTCAAGCCGCTATGGAAGCGACAGAAGCAGCAAAAGCAGCTGCTGTTGCaggaaaagcagcagcagcaactgcAGCAGCATATGTTGCAGAAGACACAACACCAGTCACTGATGGAGATTCCACAACAAAAGCACCACTACCTACAGTCGCAGCAGTAGCAACAGCTGTAGCCACAGCAGCAACATCTGCTGCaacagcagtggcagcagcagcagcagcaataatATCAGCCATTGCTAGAGAAACACCAACAACTGCAAATAATGCTGCAGACGCTGCAATAACAGCAGCTGCTTATGCTGCAGCATTAACAGAAGGAAACGTTTCCCCAGAAGTGGCAGCACAAGCAGCAATGGTGGCAGCAGATGCAgctacaacagcagcaacatcaGCAATAGAAGCAGCAACATCAGcaccagcagcaacagcagcattaGCACACAGAGCACTTGCCGCATCaattaaagcagcagcagcagcaacatcagcagcaacagcagcaagaTTAGCAGCTAGCATTGAAGGATCAGAAACAACACCAGAAATGGCAGAAGCTGCCATAAGAGCTGCAAACACATCAgctgaagaagcagaagaagcagcAAATGCACTACAAGCATTAATTAAAACAGCACCTGTAGGAAAAATACCAGCAGATACAGCAACTGCTGTGCAATTAGCAATAGATGCAGCTAAGACAGTAGCCACAATGGCAGCAGAAACCGcaaaaaaagcagcagaagtTGTTACAGTGCTAACAAGTGAGGCAGCTATTGCAATGCCAGCACAATCCACAAAAATGGCAAGAGAGGGAATATATGCAGCAAAAACAGCAGCTATTGCTGCAaaaggaggagcagcagcagcagatgcagTGGCGCCAGATACAACGACCCCAGCAACGACAGTAAAgccaacaacaaaaacagcaataacAACCTCAGCAGTAACCACATCAGTCCCCATAACATTAGCGCCAACAGAAGCAGCCAGATTGACTGCAGTTTCAGCTtctgcagcagcagtagcagcttctgtagcagcagcagcagcaggagccaCTGCAACGGCCGCTGGAGCAACAACATCCCCAGCTGCAGAAGAAGCAATCCTGGCTGCGAGGGAAGCAGCCAGAGTAGCTACATTAGTGGCAAAAGGAGAAGCGTCACCCATATTAGCAGCAAATGGAGCAAATGAAGCTGCCAAAGCTGCCAAAGCAGCCGCTGAAGAAGCAGCAGAAAGAGTAAGAACAGCACCAGCATCACAAGAAGGAGCACTTGCACAACTTTCACACGCGTCAACAATAGCAGCAAAGGCGGCTGAAGAAGCAGCAATGGCAGCAACAAAGGCAGCCTTTGGTGAACCAACAGCAATCGCAAAAGTTGCTGAAGCTGCAAACACAGTGGCTAATACATCCAAAGATGCTGCACAAATATTTGAAGCAGAATTGGCATCTGCCAGTGAGCCAGTAGCAAGATCATTATCAGcagcacaagcagcagcagaaatagcagaagcagcagcaatgACAGCATCATTAGCAACTGGAACAGCAAGAACAGAGAAAGATAAATCATTAATGGAGGCAGCAGCAAAGGCATCAGCAAGAGCCGCGTCAGCATCAGCACTAGCTGCAAGAGCCGCACTCCCATCTACAGGGGGAACAAATGAACCACAACCTTCTACTCCAACAACAACCGCGACACCATTCACAGAGGAACAAATGCAAACAGCAGCCACAgtttcaacagcagcagcaacagcagcagcagcaacagcaatgGCAGcctcaacagcagcagctgcaggagaaacaAAATCAGAAGCAGTAGAAAGTGCTGTAAGAGCTGCACAAATAGCTGCTAAAGCTGCAACATTAGTGGCAGCTGGAGAAGCATCACCATCAATGGCAGCACTAGCAGCAAGAAACGCAGCAGATGCCGCAGCATTAGCAGCAATTGATGCACAATTAACAGGACCATCAGAAATAGCAGATGCATCAATGAAAGCGGCAAATGCAGCAAGAAAAGCAGCAGATGCAGCAACAGATGCAGCTAAAAGAGTAACACCAGAATCAATTAAGGCAACTGGAAAAGCCGCAAAGGCAGTTGCACAAGCAGCTAAGGCAGCAAAAGAAGCATTATCAGCAGTCTCCGAGGAGGAAGCAGCAAAAATGACGGAGGAAACACGCTCAGCAATGGAAATCGCAGACGATGTGGCAGGATTGACAGAAGCAACAGCTCTCACAGCAGAATCAGAAGCAGTAGCTGCAGCagcaaacaacacagaaataatgGCATCAACAGCACGAGCCGCTGCAAGCACTGCAACAGCCGCAGCAAATGCAGCAGGAGCTTTATTGCCAACGGAATCTCAA harbors:
- the LOC134874507 gene encoding mucin-19-like, whose product is MIICHVGRDSGGEKKEIKMIVKIVMIGLMLIASYSQPAEGSLKDKCPTKPTTTTISPTKSPMSSAAVKVSTVSVATTSEANIQKPTTLAPTPIKTATIGTAEAVKAASAQAAATASAIAAAAAATAARAAAATTGPASAAAAEAAEVAAEAAQDAAIASAAVMNGTLSPQRAAELAKKATEAAKLAISAAQKAIETAPELPVEVAERIAEASSNASLAADKAAEATEKAASANTPETAEAATAAATEAAKDAGRALLALQAALTEAMKQTSPGIPETPAMQLANTAAEKAAEALAAAANQTTKETAAEKATEAVETAKVAAEAAAAAAAAAAAVVSGTTTQQPIAIEPTTMTLSKTASLEAVKAASATAAATAAAIASTAAATAATVATATTGPTAVAAAEAAQVAAEAAQDAAIASAAAMNGTLSPQRAAELAKKATEAAKLAISAAQKAIETAPELQAEVLERIAEASSNASLAADKAAEAAEKAASANTPETAETATAAATEAAEDAGRALAAVRAALTEAMKQTSAANPETAIMQLTVVAAEKAVEMAEVTAAKAKTVAGNAAASLNATTEEMEVEKATEAFQAAMEATEAAKAAAVAGKAAAATAAAYVAEDTTPVTDGDSTTKAPLPTVAAVATAVATAATSAATAVAAAAAAIISAIARETPTTANNAADAAITAAAYAAALTEGNVSPEVAAQAAMVAADAATTAATSAIEAATSAPAATAALAHRALAASIKAAAAATSAATAARLAASIEGSETTPEMAEAAIRAANTSAEEAEEAANALQALIKTAPVGKIPADTATAVQLAIDAAKTVATMAAETAKKAAEVVTVLTSEAAIAMPAQSTKMAREGIYAAKTAAIAAKGGAAAADAVAPDTTTPATTVKPTTKTAITTSAVTTSVPITLAPTEAARLTAVSASAAAVAASVAAAAAGATATAAGATTSPAAEEAILAAREAARVATLVAKGEASPILAANGANEAAKAAKAAAEEAAERVRTAPASQEGALAQLSHASTIAAKAAEEAAMAATKAAFGEPTAIAKVAEAANTVANTSKDAAQIFEAELASASEPVARSLSAAQAAAEIAEAAAMTASLATGTARTEKDKSLMEAAAKASARAASASALAARAALPSTGGTNEPQPSTPTTTATPFTEEQMQTAATVSTAAATAAAATAMAASTAAAAGETKSEAVESAVRAAQIAAKAATLVAAGEASPSMAALAARNAADAAALAAIDAQLTGPSEIADASMKAANAARKAADAATDAAKRVTPESIKATGKAAKAVAQAAKAAKEALSAVSEEEAAKMTEETRSAMEIADDVAGLTEATALTAESEAVAAAANNTEIMASTARAAASTATAAANAAGALLPTESQGGTSNGTPAPTTVKATAAKTPAATAPGIVTVSTAAAVPGASEAKVAAVVCSTSSAAAAAAVASATAAAAGPEAKEAAKIAAEASQIAAIAARDLANGEITVEMAADKAKKAAGAAEAAAEAAEKASKAASPVSAALRSLKLALSAKRSAKASTAAAKAAEKTAASDKKPETFSEAKQAAKSVVTAAEEEEAELTKILAESPGLNEAERAPIAAAQTVAKIAKATGMTAVAALDLPSVDTGLATAAAAEAAAGAALDAVANVPSDSAAGSGSGSESGTGSGSGSGSGTGTGTGTGTGTGSGANQSTTPTAAAINNKVSLISVTVALIAAALL